A genome region from Maylandia zebra isolate NMK-2024a linkage group LG6, Mzebra_GT3a, whole genome shotgun sequence includes the following:
- the LOC101479175 gene encoding CCN family member 1, translating into MTFLIYLTLLTTVVITQVTARCPAVCECPAEPPVCPPGVSAVSDRCGCCKVCAAQLNQDCSPARPCDHHKGLECNYGNDVTMAWGICRAKSEGRTCEYNGRIYQNGESFRAGCKHQCTCIDGAVGCAPLCSNKLPPASPSCPYPRLVRIPGQCCFTVDCNKGTWRLPPKHQVHPPQQHPHRPRLHPVPRHPENDLVLANQLTDVKPSSWHSERGYKHLPVWSPLKENKCAVQTTDWSPCSRSCGMGVSSRLTNKNPQCKMERQTRICTIRPCHSLAVPAKKGKSCSPTEKVAEPIHLSYGECVSIRLYRPNYCGVCTDGRCCSPRRTRTLPVTFACPDGERFQRLSMLIQSCKCSSDCGHLNEVALPPQHWMYGDTHKFTD; encoded by the exons ATGACATTTCTCATCTATCTGACTCTACTGACAACAGTCGTCATCACACAG GTGACTGCTCGCTGCCCAGCGGTGTGTGAGTGCCCCGCAGAGCCTCCGGTCTGCCCTCCAGGCGTGAGCGCCGTCTCAGACAGGTGTGGATGCTGCAAGGTGTGTGCTGCACAGCTTAACCAAGATTGCAGCCCTGCGAGGCCTTGCGACCACCACAAAGGGCTGGAGTGTAATTATGGCAATGACGTGACCATGGCCTGGGGCATATGCCGAG CAAAATCGGAGGGACGCACATGTGAGTACAATGGAAGGATCTACCAGAATGGCGAAAGCTTCCGTGCTGGATGTAAACACCAGTGCACCTGCATTGATGGCGCTGTTGGCTGCGCGCCTCTCTGTAGCAACAAGCTGCCACCAGCTTCACCATCCTGCCCCTACCCACGCTTGGTTAGGATACCTGGGCAGTGCTGCTTCACTGTCGACTGCAATAAGGGCACATGGCGCCTTCCACCTAAGCATCAG GTGCATCCTCCACAACAACACCCGCACAGACCTCGGCTCCATCCTGTGCCGCGCCACCCTGAAAATGACCTGGTCCTAGCCAACCAGCTTACAGACGTAAAACCCAGCAGCTGGCACAGTGAGCGTGGCTACAAACACTTGCCTG TGTGGAGCCCGCTGAAGGAGAACAAGTGTGCAGTACAGACCACCGACTGGTCCCCGTGCTCTCGCAGCTGTGGGATGGGTGTTTCTTCTCGTCTCACCAACAAGAACCCTCAGTGCAAGATGGAGAGACAGACCAGAATCTGCACCATACGGCCGTGTCACAGCCTGGCGGTCCCAGCTAAG AAAGGGAAAAGCTGCTCCCCAACTGAGAAAGTCGCAGAGCCAATCCACCTGTCCTATGGGGAATGTGTGAGCATCCGCCTCTACAGGCCCAACTACTGCGGCGTGTGTACGGATGGACGGTGCTGCTCGCCACGTCGCACCCGCACCCTGCCTGTGACCTTTGCGTGCCCGGATGGTGAGCGGTTTCAGAGGCTGTCCATGTTGATCCAGTCATGTAAATGCAGCAGTGATTGCGGCCACCTTAATGAAGTGGCCCTCCCTCCTCAGCACTGGATGTACGGAGACACTCACAAGTTCACAGACTAG
- the LOC101479472 gene encoding ATP-dependent RNA helicase DDX39A, with the protein MSENNLDNELLDYEEDEEPQGVPESGTPANKKEVKGSYVSIHSSGFRDFLLKPELLRAIVDCGFEHPSEVQHECIPQAILGMDILCQAKSGMGKTAVFVLATLQQIEPVDGQVSVLVMCHTRELAFQISKEYERFSKYMPTVKVSVFFGGMAIKKDEEVLKKNCPHIVVGTPGRTLALIRNKTLSVKNIKHFVLDECDKMLEQLDMRRDVQEIFRLTPHEKQVMMFSATLSKEIRPVCRKFMQDPMEVFVDDETKLTLHGLQQYYCKLKDSEKNRKLFDLLDVLEFNQVVIFVKSVARCVALSQLLVEQNFPAIAIHRGMAQEERLSRYQQFKDFQRRILVATNLFGRGMDIERVNIVFNYDMPEDSDTYLHRVARAGRFGTKGLAVTFVSDESDAKTLNEVQDRFEVNVAELPEEIDISSYIEQSR; encoded by the exons ATGTCAGAGAATAATCTTGATAATGAACTTCTGGATTATGAAGAGGATGAGGAGCCTCAGGGAGTCCCAGAGAGTGGGACCCCAGCAAATAAAAAGGAGGTGAAGGGGTCATATGTATCCATCCACAGCTCGGGATTCAGAGACTTTCTCCTCAAACCAGAGCTGCTCCGTGCCATCGTTGACTGTGGTTTTGAGCATCCCTCAGAAG TTCAACATGAATGCATCCCTCAAGCTATCCTGGGCATGGATATCCTGTGTCAGGCCAAGTCTGGTATGGGAAAGACAGCAGTGTTTGTGCTAGCCACCTTGCAGCAGATAGAACCTGTGGATGGTCAG GTGTCTGTCCTCGTGATGTGCCACACACGAGAGTTGGCATTCCAGATCAGCAAAGAGTACGAGCGCTTCTCCAAGTACATGCCCACTGTCAAGGTGTCAGTGTTCTTTGGTGGCATGGCTATCAAGAAGGATGAGGAAGTCCTGAAAAAGAACTGCCCTCACATTGTTGTGGGAACTCCAGGACGTACACTGGCCCTCATTCGTAACAAGACCCTCAGTGTGAAGAACATCAAACACTTTGTGCTTGATGAGTGTGATAAGATGCTGGAGCAGTTGG ACATGAGACGTGATGTCCAGGAAATCTTCCGACTGACGCCTCATGAGAAGCAAGTTATGATGTTCAGTGCAACTCTGAGCAAGGAGATCCGCCCCGTGTGCCGCAAGTTCATGCAGGAT CCGATGGAAGTGTTTGTGGATGATGAGACCAAGTTGACACTTCATGGTCTACAGCAGTATTACTGCAAGTTGAAGGACAGCGAGAAGAACCGAAAGCTGTTCGACCTGCTCGATGTGCTCGAGTTCAACCAG GTGGTGATCTTTGTGAAGTCTGTAGCTCGCTGTGTTGCTCTGTCCCAGCTACTGGTGGAGCAGAACTTCCCTGCTATAGCCATCCATAGGGGCATGGCGCAGGAAGAGAG GTTATCCCGATATCAGCAGTTCAAAGACTTCCAGCGGCGGATTTTGGTGGCAACCAACCTGTTCGGCCGTGGCATGGACATTGAACGAGTTAACATTGTCTTCAATTATGACATGCCAGAGGATTCTGACACATACCTTCACAGA GTGGCCCGTGCTGGCAGGTTTGGGACTAAAGGCCTGGCCGTCACCTTTGTGTCAGACGAGAGTGATGCCAAGACCCTGAATGAGGTTCAAGACCGCTTCGAGGTCAATGTAGCAGAGCTACCAGAAGAAATCGATATTTCTTCCTACA TTGAACAGTCCAGATGA